In Thermofilum pendens Hrk 5, the sequence TCCTCGCCGGGAAGGCCCCCGAGGCCTCCAGCAACTACTGGGGGCTCGTCGCTTGGACCATCCTGTCGAACGCTACCTGGATGATCGGCGGCTGGGTCGACTACCTCGTGCTCCTAGGCCTAGTGGAGGAGCACGAGGTGCGCGGAGTCTCTGTGTTCGAGCTCGTAGCCGGGAGGGCTATCCCGATGCTCGCCTCCTCGGCTATCTCGTCTCTCGCGGCCTACGCCTTTCTAAGCCTCGCGGGGGCACGCGTAAGCGTTGCAAGCATCCCCGTGCTCGCCTCGTCGCTAGCCTTGCTCTACGCCCAGTCACTGTGCTACGGGTTGCTACTTGCGTCTCTATCGCTGAGGACGGGCACGCCGAGCTACATGCTGGACATACTCAGCCTCGCCTTCCTGGGCCTCGCCTTCTCGCCCACCCCGGCCTCGCCCAGCGTCGCGCTGATCCCGCTACTGGGACCCATGCTACTCGCAAAGCTCTCCTCCACGGGTAGCGTCCAGCCGGCCGCGGTAGCCTACGGGGTACCCGCAACCCTCTTCCTGGCTGTCGCCGCGCTACTCGCCTGTCGCTCGACGGAGGAGCACGCCAGGAGGAGGGGTGTACGGGCGGTGGGGCTAGTCTAGCACGCAGTAGGGGTGCACGCGCCTAAAGGCATGAAAAAGAATGTGTAACGCCCTATTCTCGCACGCGCCCAGAAACAGTGGATTAAGGCTCTCCGGAGTAGACGTAGGGCACGCCTAGCGCTGAGGCAAGGTCCCTGTTCAGCGATGCCACGTCCTCCGGGGACACGTCGCCGATGCTGTACTTACCCAGCGCCGAGACTATCATCTGGGTCTCAACCCTTGTAGCCTCGATGAAGTTCCTGACACCAGCCTCGTCCTTAACCATCGCGGCTACGATGAACGGTCTACCGACGTATATCGCCGTAGCCCCCAGGGCTCTCGCCTTAACGATGTGTGCCCCGTTGAACAGTCTACCCGCTAGTAGCAGGCTCATTCTATCGTCTACGCCCATTAGCCTAGCCTTCCTGATCTTAGCTAGACCGACCACCGTCGGGTAGCCCAGCTCCTTCATAGCCACCGAGGGTGCCATACCGGTTCCACCCTCCTTACCGTCTATTATCACCGCGTCTGCGCCCTCCTCGTAGGACACCTTTACCACTTCGAGTACATCCCTGAAAGGCCCTACCTTGATCCACACCTTAGCCCTCGGGTAGCTGGTCTTCATTAGCCTAATCATACCCCTCAGTATGTCGGCCGTGTAGGTCCCCGGGGCGGAGTACCTCTCTACCCACGCGGTCCTCGCCTCGGCCGGGTCCTCCAGGAAGTGGTACTTCTCCTTGACCTTGACGGCCTCCTCCTTCCTCATCTTTATCACTCCTCCGAGCCCCGGCTTAGCGCCCTGGCCGACCTTGATCTCGAAGGCCACCCTGCCCTCGTCGAGGTACGGCTCCAGGTCTTTGTCGCTGTACACCTTGTTCCAGTGCTCGTCGTAGGCGTCTTCAACGTTCTGCTGGATGATTACTCCGCCGTACTTATCGATATTCGTCAGGTAGGCCATGACCCTCTCCTTGAAGCTGGGGTGCCCCCTGGTCAACCTCCTGTCGTAGCCTCGAATCGTGTGCACGTTTTCTCCGATGCCGTAGGGTATACCCTCTTTGGCGGCGGCCCTTGCGATCACTAGGCTATACCTGC encodes:
- a CDS encoding glutamate synthase-related protein, which produces MLEWFALKLGELVLKVKGSLVTLRGISEFMEDYPLDEILLKAIKGSEGVYPFGELATYGAALLGATVHRKGYPRFLTMDDLVLTPPAFTPKRLEKMAELLREPVFTDVNLETSIGGLKSSMPLVVGTMGSTDIASRYSLVIARAAAKEGIPYGIGENVHTIRGYDRRLTRGHPSFKERVMAYLTNIDKYGGVIIQQNVEDAYDEHWNKVYSDKDLEPYLDEGRVAFEIKVGQGAKPGLGGVIKMRKEEAVKVKEKYHFLEDPAEARTAWVERYSAPGTYTADILRGMIRLMKTSYPRAKVWIKVGPFRDVLEVVKVSYEEGADAVIIDGKEGGTGMAPSVAMKELGYPTVVGLAKIRKARLMGVDDRMSLLLAGRLFNGAHIVKARALGATAIYVGRPFIVAAMVKDEAGVRNFIEATRVETQMIVSALGKYSIGDVSPEDVASLNRDLASALGVPYVYSGEP